The segment TGGTGGAAGTTCTGACCCAAAAAGGGATGCTGCTTGGGTCTGCACTGTCGTTTATGATGGCGGTAACGGCGCTCAGCCTCCCTGAGGCAATCATCCTAAAACAGATTCTCCATATCCGCCTGATCGCCCTCTTTTTTGCGATCATCGGTGCGGGTATAATGGGGATCGGATTTATCTTTAACACCATTTTATAGGAATTAATATGAATATCGAAATCAGTAACCAAAAAGGCGGAGTCAAAGCTTTTATAAGCGGGTTTAGCACCGAAATACTCGGAGCCAAAATAGAGGCATGCCAAAATGGTCAATGCGACTGTGCATGCGATCCTGAATTAATGCAAAAGATCAGTTCTATTGAACTTTCATCTACCGATGGCGGTTCTGCGATCACCATTACCGGAGATGTCGATGCACAAACCCTCGCACCGATGATGCGAGAATGTCTATTAGGAAATAAAGAATAAACTTTGTGAATCTTCCGCACTTATGCGGAAAGCTTTAGGGGATTGCGAAGGACAAGCTTGTCCTTGCCGCCCAGATGGGTTTTGCTCATTTGGGTGCATAACATCAAATAGGAGCAAAAATGAAAATAGAAATCTTAGGTACCGGATGCGCGAAATGCAAAACTCTCGAAGAGGCGACTAAACAGGCTGTCGCTCAAAGCGGACAATTTGCCCAGATCGAAAAGGTCGAAGATATCATGAAAATCATGGAGTACGGCGTGATGAGTACCCCTGGCCTCGTGATCGACGGAAAAGTCGTCAGTACCGGCAAAGTATTAAGCGTTAATGAGATCAAAGAGCTGATCAAAGCGCAGTAGATGGAAAGTTTTCTCTTAGGACTTCTCGAAACCCACGGAGCATTGGTATTTGCCGGAGCTTTTAGTGTCGGAGCCCTAACCTCGCTTGCCCCCTGTTCTATCATCTCCGTCCCGCTGCTGGTGGGAAGCGCACTGGGGATGAGTTCTCATCTCACTCCGCGCGAACGGGTAACGTTTACCTATCTCTTCTCCTTGATGTTTGCGTTTGGGGTGACGGTGAGTTTTTCGATCCTTGCGTATATGGTGGCGAAAATGGGGTACTTTTTCTCTGTCGCGCCGCTGGAAGCGTATATCGCCGGGGCGATTGCGGCCATCGCGATCGGTCTGTATTCTCTGGGG is part of the Sulfuricurvum sp. genome and harbors:
- a CDS encoding thioredoxin family protein — translated: MKIEILGTGCAKCKTLEEATKQAVAQSGQFAQIEKVEDIMKIMEYGVMSTPGLVIDGKVVSTGKVLSVNEIKELIKAQ